From the genome of Seriola aureovittata isolate HTS-2021-v1 ecotype China chromosome 6, ASM2101889v1, whole genome shotgun sequence, one region includes:
- the tjp3 gene encoding tight junction protein ZO-3 isoform X3 yields the protein MEELTIWEQHTITLNKDPKFGFGFAISGGKDKPHPDGDTAVVVSDVLPSGPAMGRLFNKDQIVMVNGTSMENVHSNFTIQILKSCGKTANVTVKRPRKIQIPATTRPSRAASHSNLLDHDPPRRTRRYSDGSESQDANHYRARSSTLDRNGNGNTLPLMSTGYKRLPRHDVADKPIKTTLVKKKITDEYGLKLGSQIFIKHMTETGLAAKEGTLQEGDLILKINGMTTENLSLLETKHLVEKSRGKLTMTVLRDDRKFLVSIPEVEDSAPNSEDDRRRDSSSELEDISDLDADIPIHRTSRQPTREKRTRRTRAEPLPVKSRDSSPVRSTLTRPPAKTYASRRAPYESESDRSASPPPVRRDRHSPDVRDQSSRYKALSGMSTLPNPRSSPVSHNRTTSHTPSNASRPRRPVSESDSDRSASSPPRRQSPRPDSRYKVLPDLPHPITVRQEPPRRVSSPLRVPPPDSESESDGSSGPPHRHSTSHSQDSLSRYRVLPNVALQPQVEPPRWSDASATARKPPQKAHSDSESEASYASVPRRGSTHSGNSNTVSNRYRVLPETKTTSVAVKQEPPHRVPSPTRPPPDDSSESDQLSYLRRSGSSEREETHRSVPRAANGTGTLRSGISVKSNPPLYSKPVEEPIYSLPPDSYPSPNPGYSSDVHTVSFVKEGSVGLRLVGGNDVGIFVGGVQPNSPAYDQGMKEGDQIMQVNTVDFGHFTREEAANFLLKIKKGEQVEICTQNKMDIYKKIIKSNLADNFYIRTHFDHEAEGHIGLSFTRGEVFRVVDTMHRGKLGNWLAIRMGNDLHEMDKGTIPNQARAETLASIEQAQRASGERQVSGPRAEFWKLRGLRGNKKNEKNVRRSREDLLQLTIQGKFPAYERVLLREANFKRPIVILGPLNDIAMEKLAREMPDEYEVAEMVPRSGGAESASTVIKLDTVRRIAEKDKHPLLDITPTAVERLNYIQYHPMVLFLDPHSRKDVKAMRQRYSPNSNKSSRRLYTQALKLRKHCSHLFAARIDLQPNSNIWYESLKDKIRHQQSKPVWVSEVTLESGGEQDLDALDQTQSDYLSAASDLEDTDGEAFTDGEAYTDNEDLEEAYPGQEAARLSRGTRPAGAALARSSEPASGHRSPTFDPEPHADAYSVREIPPLMHVPEPRSSQRNKHSPPHSASEEEDPTHRSFTDSDFSALDAIAPTTPSDGPPDFIAPDPTTQHSVNGPSYAQVQPESPQHASLSAIEEKLQQARVAEPQAEEKKGPQFIVLAHHHQAVQFRRTQIRGSDSSEDEEDEEDDIEWGPATEL from the exons ATGGAGGAGTTAACAATATGGGAGCAACATACAATAACACTAAACAAA GATCCCAAGTTCGGGTTTGGGTTTGCCATATCTGGAGGCAAGGACAAGCCTCACCCAGACGGGGATACAGCTGTGGTGGTGTCAGATGTGCTGCCAAGTGGACCAGCCATGGGACGACTCTT CAACAAAGACCAAATTGTCATGGTGAATGGAACGTCCATGGAGAACGTCCACTCTAACTTCACCATTCAGATCCTGAAATCATGTGGCAAGACAGCAAATGTG acAGTGAAACGCCCTCGCAAGATCCAAATCCCAGCCACCACCAGGCCGTCTCGGGCCGCCTCCCACTCTAACCTGCTGGACCATGACCCTCCCAGACGAACACGACGCTACTCTGACGGCAGCGAGAGCCAAGACGCCAATCACTACAGAGCCCGCAGCTCCACGCTCGATCGTAACGGGAACGGAAACACACTGCCGTTAATGTCGACGGGCTACAAGAGGTTGCCACGCCACGACGTTGCAGACAAGCCCATCAAAACTACTttggttaaaaagaaaatcacagatG AATATGGACTAAAGCTGGGCAGTCAGATCTTTATCAAGCACATGACAGAAACAGGCCTGGCTGCAAAGGAAGGCACGCTGCAGGAGGGAGACCTCATTCTCAAG ATCAATGGCATGACAACTGAGAATCTATCTCTGCTGGAGACCAAGCACCTGGTGGAGAAGAGCAGGGGCAAACTGACCATGACGGTCCTCAGGGACGACCGCAAGTTCCTGGTGAGCATCCCAGAGGTGGAGGACAGCGCCCCCAACAGCGAGGACGATCGGCGCCGAGACAGCAGCTCCGAGctggagg ACATTTCGGACCTTGATGCAGACATCCCCATTCACAGAACATCCCGTCAACCCACCAGAGAGAAACGCACACGCAG AACAAGAGCTGAACCTCTTCCAGTCAAGTCTCGGGACTCATCGCCCGTGCGCTCCACCTTGACCCGTCCTCCTGCAAAAACCTACGCCTCTCGTAGAG CTCCATATGAGTCGGAATCTGATCGCAGCGCCTCTCCTCCTCCGGtcagaagagacagacacagtccGGACGTGAGGGATCAGTCCAGCAGATACAA AGCTCTCTCCGGTATGTCCACCCTCCCCAACCCCCGGTCCTCTCCTGTATCCCACAACCGGACCACCTCTCACACTCCCTCCAACGCCTCACGGCCCCGCAGGCCTGTGTCGGAGTCAGATTCTGACCGCAgcgcttcctctcctccacgcAGACAGAGCCCACGCCCAGACAGCAGATACAA AGTTCTCCCTGATCTGCCTCACCCCATCACTGTTCGCCAGGAGCCACCAAGGAGGGTCAGCTCGCCTCTCAGAGTCCCACCCCCAG ATTCTGAGTCTGAGTCGGACGGCAGCTCGGGGCCTCCTCATAGGCACAGCACCTCACACAGTCAAGACTCCCTCAGCAGATACAG aGTCCTGCCCAATGTTGCCCTGCAGCCCCAGGTGGAACCACCACGATGGAGCGACGCCAGTGCCACTGCCAGAAAGCCGCCACAAAAAG CTCATTCAGATTCTGAGTCAGAAGCCAGTTACGCATCTGTCCCCCGCAGGGGGTCCACTCACAGTGGAAACTCCAACACAGTCAGCAACAGATACAG AGTCCTCCCTGAGACAAAGACCACCTCGGTCGCCGTGAAGCAGGAGCCTCCGCATCGTGTCCCATCACCCACCAGACCACCTCCCGATG ATTCCTCGGAGTCAGACCAGCTTTCATATCTCAGGAGGTCTGGGAGCTCCGAGCGGGAGGAGACCCACCGCAG TGTTCCTCGCGCTGCTAATGGAACCGGCACCCTCAGGTCTGGGATCTCAGTGAAGAGCAACCCACCACTCTACT CCAAGCCTGTAGAAGAGCCCATCTACTCCTTACCTCCAGATTCTTACCCATCACCTAATCCAGG GTACAGCTCCGACGTGCACACAGTGTCGTTCGTGAAGGAGGGCAGCGTGGGCCTGAGGCTTGTGGGAGGCAATGATGTCGGCATCTTTGTAGGTGGAGTTCAGCCAAACAGCCCTGCATATGACCAGGGGATGAAAGAAGGAGACCAGATAATGCAG gTAAATACAGTTGATTTTGGCCATTTCACACGTGAAGAGGCGGCCAACTTCCTCCTGAAAATCAAGAAAGGAGAACAAGTGGAAATTTGCACACAGAACAAGATGGACA TTTATAAGAAGATAATCAAGTCCAACCTGGCAGACAACTTCTACATCCGCACGCACTTCGACCACGAAGCAGAGGGACACATCGGCCTGAGCTTCACCAGAGGAGAGGTGTTCAGGGTGGTGGACACAATGCACCGTGGGAAATTGGGCAACTGGTTGGCCATCCGCATGGGGAACGACCTGCACGAGATGGATAAAGGCACCATCCCCAACCAGGCCAG GGCGGAGACGCTGGCCAGCATTGAGCAGGCACAGCGGGCGAGTGGAGAGAGGCAGGTGTCAGGACCCAGAGCTGAGTTCTGGAAACTACGGGGTCTAAGAGGGaacaaaaagaatgaaaagaatgTCCGTCGGAGTCGTGAagacctgctgcagctcaccaTTCAGGGCAAATTCCCGGCCTACGAGAGAGTCCTGCTCAGAGAAG CTAATTTCAAACGGCCCATTGTCATTCTGGGTCCTCTTAATGACATTGCCATGGAGAAGCTGGCCAGAGAGATGCCTGATGAATATGAGGTGGCAG aaatgGTTCCTCGcagtggaggagcagagagcgCCTCCACAGTTATTAAACTGGACACTGTGAGGAGAATAGCAGAGAAG GACAAACACCCTCTTCTGGACATCACCCCCACTGCAGTGGAGAGACTCAACTATATCCAGTACCACCCGATGGTGCTGTTCTTGGACCCTCACAGCCGCAAGGACGTCAAGGCCATGAGGCAGAGGTACAGCCCCAACTCCAACAAGAGCTCCAGACGCCTTTACACACAGGCCCTCAAgctgaggaaacactgcagccaCCTGTTCGCAG CACGTATTGACCTGCAGCCCAACTCCAATATTTGGTACGAAAGTCTGAAAGATAAGATACGccaccaacagtccaaacccgTCTGGGTGTCCGAAGTCACG ttGGAGAGTGGTGGAGAGCAGGACTTGGATGCTCTGGACCAAACCCAGTCAGACTACCTCAGTGCTGCGAGTGACCTGGAGGACACTGACGGAGAGGCCTTCACAGACGGAGAGGCCTACACTGACAATGAGGATCTTGAGGAAGCTTATCCTGGTCAGGAAGCAGCCAGGCTCTCACGAGGCACCAGGCCAGCTGGAGCTGCTTTAGCCCGATCATCTGAGCCGGCCTCTGGGCACCGCAGCCCCACCTTCGATCCCGAGCCGCACGCTGACGCATACTCCGTCAGAGAAATCCCACCTTTGATGCACGTACCTGAACCCAGATCCAGCCAACGGAACAAACACAGCCCACCTCACAGCGCTTCTGAGGAGGAAGACCCTACTCATCGCAGTTTTACAGACTCTGACTTCAGCGCTCTTGATGCAATTGCGCCCACCACTCCATCAGATGGACCTCCGGATTTTATAGCCCCTGACCCAACCACTCAGCACTCTGTGAATGGGCCCTCATATGCTCAGGTGCAGCCTGAGAGCCCACAACATGCAAGCCTGTCTGCCATTGAAGAGAAATTACAGCAG GCTCGTGTGGCAGAGCCACAagctgaggaaaagaaaggcCCTCAGTTCATCGT
- the tjp3 gene encoding tight junction protein ZO-3 isoform X1, producing MNLTQRIKLLKHFGSVPPEPPPPLLVVPKPGMEELTIWEQHTITLNKDPKFGFGFAISGGKDKPHPDGDTAVVVSDVLPSGPAMGRLFNKDQIVMVNGTSMENVHSNFTIQILKSCGKTANVTVKRPRKIQIPATTRPSRAASHSNLLDHDPPRRTRRYSDGSESQDANHYRARSSTLDRNGNGNTLPLMSTGYKRLPRHDVADKPIKTTLVKKKITDEYGLKLGSQIFIKHMTETGLAAKEGTLQEGDLILKINGMTTENLSLLETKHLVEKSRGKLTMTVLRDDRKFLVSIPEVEDSAPNSEDDRRRDSSSELEDISDLDADIPIHRTSRQPTREKRTRRTRAEPLPVKSRDSSPVRSTLTRPPAKTYASRRAPYESESDRSASPPPVRRDRHSPDVRDQSSRYKALSGMSTLPNPRSSPVSHNRTTSHTPSNASRPRRPVSESDSDRSASSPPRRQSPRPDSRYKVLPDLPHPITVRQEPPRRVSSPLRVPPPDSESESDGSSGPPHRHSTSHSQDSLSRYRVLPNVALQPQVEPPRWSDASATARKPPQKAHSDSESEASYASVPRRGSTHSGNSNTVSNRYRVLPETKTTSVAVKQEPPHRVPSPTRPPPDDSSESDQLSYLRRSGSSEREETHRSVPRAANGTGTLRSGISVKSNPPLYSKPVEEPIYSLPPDSYPSPNPGYSSDVHTVSFVKEGSVGLRLVGGNDVGIFVGGVQPNSPAYDQGMKEGDQIMQVNTVDFGHFTREEAANFLLKIKKGEQVEICTQNKMDIYKKIIKSNLADNFYIRTHFDHEAEGHIGLSFTRGEVFRVVDTMHRGKLGNWLAIRMGNDLHEMDKGTIPNQARAETLASIEQAQRASGERQVSGPRAEFWKLRGLRGNKKNEKNVRRSREDLLQLTIQGKFPAYERVLLREANFKRPIVILGPLNDIAMEKLAREMPDEYEVAEMVPRSGGAESASTVIKLDTVRRIAEKDKHPLLDITPTAVERLNYIQYHPMVLFLDPHSRKDVKAMRQRYSPNSNKSSRRLYTQALKLRKHCSHLFAARIDLQPNSNIWYESLKDKIRHQQSKPVWVSEVTLESGGEQDLDALDQTQSDYLSAASDLEDTDGEAFTDGEAYTDNEDLEEAYPGQEAARLSRGTRPAGAALARSSEPASGHRSPTFDPEPHADAYSVREIPPLMHVPEPRSSQRNKHSPPHSASEEEDPTHRSFTDSDFSALDAIAPTTPSDGPPDFIAPDPTTQHSVNGPSYAQVQPESPQHASLSAIEEKLQQARVAEPQAEEKKGPQFIVLAHHHQAVQFRRTQIRGSDSSEDEEDEEDDIEWGPATEL from the exons ATGAATCTGACGCAGCGAATTAAACTGTTGAAGCACTTTGGCTCTGTGCCCCCTGAGCCTCCACCACCACTCCTGGTGGTGCCT aaACCAGGCATGGAGGAGTTAACAATATGGGAGCAACATACAATAACACTAAACAAA GATCCCAAGTTCGGGTTTGGGTTTGCCATATCTGGAGGCAAGGACAAGCCTCACCCAGACGGGGATACAGCTGTGGTGGTGTCAGATGTGCTGCCAAGTGGACCAGCCATGGGACGACTCTT CAACAAAGACCAAATTGTCATGGTGAATGGAACGTCCATGGAGAACGTCCACTCTAACTTCACCATTCAGATCCTGAAATCATGTGGCAAGACAGCAAATGTG acAGTGAAACGCCCTCGCAAGATCCAAATCCCAGCCACCACCAGGCCGTCTCGGGCCGCCTCCCACTCTAACCTGCTGGACCATGACCCTCCCAGACGAACACGACGCTACTCTGACGGCAGCGAGAGCCAAGACGCCAATCACTACAGAGCCCGCAGCTCCACGCTCGATCGTAACGGGAACGGAAACACACTGCCGTTAATGTCGACGGGCTACAAGAGGTTGCCACGCCACGACGTTGCAGACAAGCCCATCAAAACTACTttggttaaaaagaaaatcacagatG AATATGGACTAAAGCTGGGCAGTCAGATCTTTATCAAGCACATGACAGAAACAGGCCTGGCTGCAAAGGAAGGCACGCTGCAGGAGGGAGACCTCATTCTCAAG ATCAATGGCATGACAACTGAGAATCTATCTCTGCTGGAGACCAAGCACCTGGTGGAGAAGAGCAGGGGCAAACTGACCATGACGGTCCTCAGGGACGACCGCAAGTTCCTGGTGAGCATCCCAGAGGTGGAGGACAGCGCCCCCAACAGCGAGGACGATCGGCGCCGAGACAGCAGCTCCGAGctggagg ACATTTCGGACCTTGATGCAGACATCCCCATTCACAGAACATCCCGTCAACCCACCAGAGAGAAACGCACACGCAG AACAAGAGCTGAACCTCTTCCAGTCAAGTCTCGGGACTCATCGCCCGTGCGCTCCACCTTGACCCGTCCTCCTGCAAAAACCTACGCCTCTCGTAGAG CTCCATATGAGTCGGAATCTGATCGCAGCGCCTCTCCTCCTCCGGtcagaagagacagacacagtccGGACGTGAGGGATCAGTCCAGCAGATACAA AGCTCTCTCCGGTATGTCCACCCTCCCCAACCCCCGGTCCTCTCCTGTATCCCACAACCGGACCACCTCTCACACTCCCTCCAACGCCTCACGGCCCCGCAGGCCTGTGTCGGAGTCAGATTCTGACCGCAgcgcttcctctcctccacgcAGACAGAGCCCACGCCCAGACAGCAGATACAA AGTTCTCCCTGATCTGCCTCACCCCATCACTGTTCGCCAGGAGCCACCAAGGAGGGTCAGCTCGCCTCTCAGAGTCCCACCCCCAG ATTCTGAGTCTGAGTCGGACGGCAGCTCGGGGCCTCCTCATAGGCACAGCACCTCACACAGTCAAGACTCCCTCAGCAGATACAG aGTCCTGCCCAATGTTGCCCTGCAGCCCCAGGTGGAACCACCACGATGGAGCGACGCCAGTGCCACTGCCAGAAAGCCGCCACAAAAAG CTCATTCAGATTCTGAGTCAGAAGCCAGTTACGCATCTGTCCCCCGCAGGGGGTCCACTCACAGTGGAAACTCCAACACAGTCAGCAACAGATACAG AGTCCTCCCTGAGACAAAGACCACCTCGGTCGCCGTGAAGCAGGAGCCTCCGCATCGTGTCCCATCACCCACCAGACCACCTCCCGATG ATTCCTCGGAGTCAGACCAGCTTTCATATCTCAGGAGGTCTGGGAGCTCCGAGCGGGAGGAGACCCACCGCAG TGTTCCTCGCGCTGCTAATGGAACCGGCACCCTCAGGTCTGGGATCTCAGTGAAGAGCAACCCACCACTCTACT CCAAGCCTGTAGAAGAGCCCATCTACTCCTTACCTCCAGATTCTTACCCATCACCTAATCCAGG GTACAGCTCCGACGTGCACACAGTGTCGTTCGTGAAGGAGGGCAGCGTGGGCCTGAGGCTTGTGGGAGGCAATGATGTCGGCATCTTTGTAGGTGGAGTTCAGCCAAACAGCCCTGCATATGACCAGGGGATGAAAGAAGGAGACCAGATAATGCAG gTAAATACAGTTGATTTTGGCCATTTCACACGTGAAGAGGCGGCCAACTTCCTCCTGAAAATCAAGAAAGGAGAACAAGTGGAAATTTGCACACAGAACAAGATGGACA TTTATAAGAAGATAATCAAGTCCAACCTGGCAGACAACTTCTACATCCGCACGCACTTCGACCACGAAGCAGAGGGACACATCGGCCTGAGCTTCACCAGAGGAGAGGTGTTCAGGGTGGTGGACACAATGCACCGTGGGAAATTGGGCAACTGGTTGGCCATCCGCATGGGGAACGACCTGCACGAGATGGATAAAGGCACCATCCCCAACCAGGCCAG GGCGGAGACGCTGGCCAGCATTGAGCAGGCACAGCGGGCGAGTGGAGAGAGGCAGGTGTCAGGACCCAGAGCTGAGTTCTGGAAACTACGGGGTCTAAGAGGGaacaaaaagaatgaaaagaatgTCCGTCGGAGTCGTGAagacctgctgcagctcaccaTTCAGGGCAAATTCCCGGCCTACGAGAGAGTCCTGCTCAGAGAAG CTAATTTCAAACGGCCCATTGTCATTCTGGGTCCTCTTAATGACATTGCCATGGAGAAGCTGGCCAGAGAGATGCCTGATGAATATGAGGTGGCAG aaatgGTTCCTCGcagtggaggagcagagagcgCCTCCACAGTTATTAAACTGGACACTGTGAGGAGAATAGCAGAGAAG GACAAACACCCTCTTCTGGACATCACCCCCACTGCAGTGGAGAGACTCAACTATATCCAGTACCACCCGATGGTGCTGTTCTTGGACCCTCACAGCCGCAAGGACGTCAAGGCCATGAGGCAGAGGTACAGCCCCAACTCCAACAAGAGCTCCAGACGCCTTTACACACAGGCCCTCAAgctgaggaaacactgcagccaCCTGTTCGCAG CACGTATTGACCTGCAGCCCAACTCCAATATTTGGTACGAAAGTCTGAAAGATAAGATACGccaccaacagtccaaacccgTCTGGGTGTCCGAAGTCACG ttGGAGAGTGGTGGAGAGCAGGACTTGGATGCTCTGGACCAAACCCAGTCAGACTACCTCAGTGCTGCGAGTGACCTGGAGGACACTGACGGAGAGGCCTTCACAGACGGAGAGGCCTACACTGACAATGAGGATCTTGAGGAAGCTTATCCTGGTCAGGAAGCAGCCAGGCTCTCACGAGGCACCAGGCCAGCTGGAGCTGCTTTAGCCCGATCATCTGAGCCGGCCTCTGGGCACCGCAGCCCCACCTTCGATCCCGAGCCGCACGCTGACGCATACTCCGTCAGAGAAATCCCACCTTTGATGCACGTACCTGAACCCAGATCCAGCCAACGGAACAAACACAGCCCACCTCACAGCGCTTCTGAGGAGGAAGACCCTACTCATCGCAGTTTTACAGACTCTGACTTCAGCGCTCTTGATGCAATTGCGCCCACCACTCCATCAGATGGACCTCCGGATTTTATAGCCCCTGACCCAACCACTCAGCACTCTGTGAATGGGCCCTCATATGCTCAGGTGCAGCCTGAGAGCCCACAACATGCAAGCCTGTCTGCCATTGAAGAGAAATTACAGCAG GCTCGTGTGGCAGAGCCACAagctgaggaaaagaaaggcCCTCAGTTCATCGT